The proteins below come from a single Piscinibacter gummiphilus genomic window:
- the gspI gene encoding type II secretion system minor pseudopilin GspI has protein sequence MMRRPNTGFTLIEVMVALAIVAVTLGAGIKAAGALADNSQRIVEVTAAQWCAENQLTELKLTRFFQVPTEFEFQCEQMGALYKGKLVSKRTPNPNFLRADAQVFTEAGQPVLTISTVLGR, from the coding sequence GAGGTGATGGTCGCCCTGGCGATCGTCGCGGTGACGCTCGGTGCGGGCATCAAGGCGGCTGGCGCACTGGCCGACAACTCGCAGCGCATCGTCGAGGTGACCGCGGCGCAGTGGTGCGCCGAGAACCAGCTCACCGAGCTGAAGCTGACCCGCTTCTTCCAGGTGCCCACGGAGTTCGAGTTCCAGTGCGAGCAGATGGGGGCGCTCTACAAGGGCAAGCTGGTGTCCAAGCGCACACCCAACCCCAACTTCTTGCGCGCCGACGCGCAGGTCTTCACCGAAGCAGGCCAGCCCGTGTTGACGATCTCCACCGTGTTGGGGCGCTGA